Proteins encoded by one window of Musa acuminata AAA Group cultivar baxijiao chromosome BXJ2-9, Cavendish_Baxijiao_AAA, whole genome shotgun sequence:
- the LOC103998089 gene encoding acetate--CoA ligase CCL3, translated as MAVGSEMEADIDDLPKNPANYMALTPLWFLDRAALVHPNRLSVVHGPKRFTWSETYQRCRRLASALAAHSIGPGCTVAVIAPNIPAIYEAHFGVPMAGAVLNTVNIRLNAATIAFLLGHSSAAVVIVDQEFFTLAEESLKIIAEEKKAAFKPPLLIVVGDETCDPMSLQHALRKGAIDYEKFLESGDPDFAWKPPKDEWHSIALGYTSGTTSSPKGVVLHHRGAYLMALSCALIWGMNEGAVYLWTLPMFHCNGWCYAWTLAALCGTSICLRQVTAKSVYSAIAKQGVTHFCAAPVVLNAIVNAPPSDTILPLPRVVNVNTAGAAPPPSVLAGMTKLGFRVTHTYGLSETFGPSVLCAWKPEWDLLPLEERARVHARQGVRYVGLEGLDVVNMKTMAPVPADGTTLGEIVMRGNVVMKGYLKNPKANAETFAHGWYHSGDIGVKHRDGYIEVKDRAKDIIISGGENISSLEVESYLYMHPAVLEVSVVARPDEQWGESPCAFVTPKEGVDQSNEQALAEDIIKFCRAKMPAYWVPKSVVFGPLPKTATGKIKKHELRTKAKAMGPVKQSRL; from the exons ATGGCGGTGGGTAGCGAGATGGAGGCGGACATCGACGATCTGCCCAAGAACCCCGCCAACTACATGGCCCTGACCCCGCTCTGGTTCCTCGACCGAGCCGCCCTGGTCCACCCGAACCGCCTCTCCGTCGTCCACGGCCCCAAGCGGTTCACCTGGTCGGAGACGTACCAGCGCTGCCGCCGCCTCGCCTCCGCGCTCGCCGCCCACTCGATCGGCCCAGGATGCAcg GTAGCTGTAATTGCACCAAACATCCCAGCTATCTATGAAGCTCATTTTGGAGTTCCAATGGCTGGAGCAGTCTTGAACACTGTCAACATTCGGTTAAATGCTGCTACAATTGCATTTCTATTGGGGCATTCTTCAGCAGCAGTTGTTATAGTGGACCAGGAATTTTTCACTTTGGCAGAGGAATCATTGAAGATCATAGCAGAGGAAAAGAAAGCCGCTTTCAAACCACCACTTCTCATTGTTGTAGGTGATGAAACATGTGATCCCATGTCTCTTCAACATGCTTTGAGAAAAGGTGCTATTGATTATGAGAAATTTCTGGAATCTGGGGATCCTGATTTTGCTTGGAAGCCACCAAAGGATGAGTGGCACAGCATTGCACTAGGCTACACGTCTGGGACGACGTCCAGCCCCAAGGGAGTGGTGTTGCACCACAGGGGTGCTTATCTTATGGCTCTCAGTTGTGCTTTAATATGGGGAATGAATGAAGGAGCTGTCTACTTGTGGACTTTGCCCATGTTTCATTGCAATGGTTGGTGCTATGCTTGGACATTGGCAGCCCTTTGTGGAACAAGCATATGCCTCCGTCAG GTCACAGCCAAGTCTGTATACTCGGCCATAGCCAAGCAAGGTGTCACCCATTTCTGTGCAGCCCCTGTTGTCCTGAACGCAATCGTCAATGCCCCTCCAAGCGACACCATCCTCCCTCTTCCCCGTGTTGTCAACGTGAACACCGCCGGAGCTGCCCCACCCCCATCGGTGCTGGCAGGAATGACAAAACTTGGTTTCCGTGTCACCCACACGTATGGCCTATCGGAGACCTTCGGTCCGTCCGTCCTCTGTGCATGGAAGCCTGAATGGGACCTTCTTCCGCTCGAAGAACGAGCTCGTGTCCATGCTCGCCAAGGTGTTCGCTACGTTGGGCTGGAAGGCCTAGACGTTGTCAACATGAAAACTATGGCTCCGGTCCCTGCTGATGGTACCACTCTCGGGGAAATTGTCATGCGAGGAAATGTTGTCATGAAGGGCTACTTGAAGAACCCAAAGGCAAATGCAGAGACCTTTGCTCATGGTTGGTACCATTCCGGTGACATAGGTGTAAAGCACCGCGACGGATATATAGAAGTGAAGGACCGTGCCAAAGACATTATCATCTCGGGGGGTGAGAACATTAGTAGCTTGGAGGTTGAGAGCTACCTGTACATGCATCCTGCGGTGCTGGAGGTATCAGTGGTGGCTCGACCGGACGAGCAGTGGGGAGAGTCGCCGTGCGCATTTGTGACTCCGAAGGAGGGAGTGGATCAATCCAACGAGCAAGCACTGGCAGAAGATATTATCAAGTTCTGCCGTGCAAAGATGCCGGCATACTGGGTGCCCAAGTCCGTGGTGTTTGGACCGCTGCCAAAGACAGCTACTGGGAAGATTAAGAAGCATGAACTGAGGACGAAGGCCAAGGCAATGGGACCTGTCAAACAGAGCAGGCTGTAA
- the LOC135621966 gene encoding uncharacterized protein LOC135621966 translates to MKSDKGGLKEYWKRPEHRGGGDEGRRRLCRAELGGGGHRRRFWRLKISPRLGFLRATSPQRILPQIRDAYVRMMLRFARATPLGVTYGGGGGGAGAVGFAREPLREYDEKVLVEIYKSLVADSANAGGAVGLRP, encoded by the coding sequence ATGAAGTCGGACAAGGGCGGGCTGAAGGAGTACTGGAAGCGGCCCGAGCACCGCGGCGGCGGAGACGAGGGGCGACGGCGGCTGTGCCGCGCGGAGCTCGGCGGGGGCGGGCATCGCCGCCGGTTTTGGCGGCTGAAGATATCGCCGCGGCTGGGGTTCCTCCGTGCGACCTCTCCCCAGCGGATCCTCCCCCAGATCCGCGACGCCTACGTGCGGATGATGCTCCGCTTCGCCAGGGCGACCCCACTCGGCGTCACCTAcggcgggggcgggggcggggCCGGGGCGGTCGGGTTCGCGCGGGAGCCGCTCAGGGAGTACGACGAGAAGGTGCTCGTCGAGATCTACAAGTCACTCGTCGCCGACTCGGCCAATGCGGGAGGCGCGGTCGGTTTGCGGCCATAG
- the LOC103998090 gene encoding two-component response regulator ARR1 isoform X1 — protein sequence MLDWDSSIMDPSRAASTPSHGPPDDGGGPAPEFPAGLRVLLVDDDPTCLKILDRMLRKCLYDVTTCSRAALALSILREKKGWFDLVLSDVYMPDMDGFKLLEHIGLEMDLPVIMMSADDQKDVVMKGVTHGACDYIIKPVRMESLKNIWQHVVRKKRNELKELENSGSVEEDDKHKRSLDDGDNASSGCVGNWKNAKRKKEEKDEEEEEMVEEHDDSSSTKKPRVVWSVDLHQQFVTAVNQLGVDKAVPKKILELMNVAGLTRENVASHLQKYRLYLRRVSVPQHHGRFDAHFASAQEVTYNNSIGSVSGYDFQALAASTQLLPQNIAALHSGPRSATNTGMGVSAIDQLSFLSSGKQVTNSSNIISSSVQQINSRQMSDVHGPSNNIELNQLGQSQQVVQPFGSINQQFGEGTTNLFSLPSSELTNFSLPRGTINEQLNNSLARHMNQHGQQFPISQQRSNMDITLQGLPRSRGQLLTETACHDSRLVSALLQQVPPNNIPNHVSGRLETSANMLTSLPANYLNASCSTSPQALYPDVHNSFITGLPGSCYRHVSSKGATPQTGSVKALSNSSNLKGMDNHVPNFDIIGEHHQNKSQDWKLQNVNLPYQSGQNLGHGQSTIDCHSSLMGNQDSTSTANNGFNGNAGTVTKNIISTRSDIDMEKRECIVQHKTNLVENCNRVNYDGIPDLSYQDILFEDNIITNELMNVVRKQQQEGIGQVDNEFNFNPPV from the exons ATGCTGGATTGGGACTCTTCGATTATGGATCCCAGCAGAGCAGCGTCCACGCCGAGCCACGGCCCGCCCGATGACGGCGGAGGCCCCGCGCCCGAGTTCCCGGCCGGCCTCCGGGTGCTCCTCGTTGACGATGACCCTACCTGCCTCAAGATCCTCGACAGGATGCTCCGCAAGTGCCTCTACGACG TGACGACTTGCTCGCGAGCAGCGCTGGCGCTCTCCATCCTCCGCGAGAAGAAGGGATGGTTCGACCTGGTTCTCAGCGATGTGTACATGCCGGACATGGACGGGTTCAAGTTGCTCGAGCACATCGGATTGGAGATGGATCTTCCTGTCATCA TGATGTCCGCTGATGACCAGAAGGATGTTGTCATGAAAGGTGTCACACATGGAGCTTGTGATTATATCATAAAGCCGGTTAGGATGGAATCCTTGAAGAATATATGGCAGCATGTGGTGAGGAAGAAAAGGAATGAATTGAAGGAGTTGGAGAATTCTGGGAGTGTGGAGGAGGACGACAAGCACAAGCGAAGTCTGGATGATGGGGATAATGCTTCCTCTGGGTGTGTCGGGAATTGGAAGAATGCAAAgagaaaaaaggaagagaaggacgaggaggaggaagagatggtTGAAGAGCATGATGACTCTTCTAGTACGAAGAAGCCAAGGGTTGTATGGTCTGTTGATCTCCACCAACAATTTGTGACTGCTGTCAATCAATTGGGTGTTGACA AAGCTGTTCCAAAGAAAATTCTTGAGTTGATGAATGTGGCTGGACTTACTAGGGAAAATGTTGCAAGTCACTTGCAG AAATATCGCTTGTACTTGAGGAGAGTAAGTGTGCCACAGCATCACGGCAGATTTGATGCACATTTTGCAAGTGCCCAGGAAGTAACTTATAATAATTCAATTGGTTCAGTTAGTGGATATGATTTTCAAGCTCTTGCTGCTTCTACTCAGCTTCTACCACAAAATATAGCAGCTCTACATTCAGGTCCAAGAAGTGCTACAAATACTGGCATGGGGGTGTCTGCTATTGATCAACTCAGTTTTCTTAGTTCTGGTAAACAAGTTACAAACTCTTCAAACATAATATCTTCATCCGTGCAGCAAATAAACAGCAGACAAATGAGTGACGTCCATGGACCCTCCAACAATATTGAGTTAAACCAACTTGGGCAGTCACAGCAAGTGGTTCAACCATTTGGAAGTATTAACCAGCAATTTGGGGAAGGAACTACAAATCTTTTTAGTTTACCATCTTCAGAACTAACCAACTTCTCATTACCTAGAGGTACCATCAATGAACAACTGAACAATTCTTTAGCCAGGCACATGAATCAGCATGGACAACAATTTCCTATATCTCAGCAAAGGAGCAATATGGATATCACATTGCAAGGACTGCCACGATCAAGGGGACAATTACTGACTGAAACTGCCTGTCATGATTCTAGACTTGTGTCAGCCTTATTGCAACAAGTACCTCCCAATAATATTCCAAATCATGTCTCTGGACGGCTCGAAACcagtgcaaatatgcttacatccTTGCCTGCCAACTATTTGAATGCTTCATGTAGTACGTCTCCCCAAGCTCTCTATCCTGATGTACATAATAGCTTCATAACTGGATTACCTGGAAGTTGCTATCGTCATGTAAGCAGCAAAGGAGCTACACCGCAGACAGGAAGTGTCAAAGCATTAAGCAACAGTAGCAACCTAAAAGGAATGGACAACCATGTTCCAAATTTTGATATTATTGGTGAACATCATCAAAACAAAAGCCAAGATTGGAAGTTGCAAAATGTAAATCTCCCATACCAGTCAGGCCAAAACCTTGGTCATGGGCAAAGCACTATTGACTGTCATTCTTCACTGATGGGTAATCAAGATTCAACTAGTACTGCCAACAATGGGTTTAACGGTAATGCTGGAACAGTCACGAAGAATATCATATCAACAAGAAGTGACATTGATATGGAGAAAAGAGAATGCATTGTTCAGCACAAAACCAACCTAGTGGAGAACTGCAACAGAGTAAATTATGATGGAATTCCAGATCTCAGTTATCAAGATATTCTTTTTGAAGACAATATTATTACAAATGAACTCATGAATGTTGTTCGGAAGCAG CAGCAAGAAGGGATTGGGCAGGTTGATAATGAGTTCAACTTTAACCCCCCAGTTTAG
- the LOC103998090 gene encoding two-component response regulator ARR1 isoform X2, with translation MLDWDSSIMDPSRAASTPSHGPPDDGGGPAPEFPAGLRVLLVDDDPTCLKILDRMLRKCLYDVTTCSRAALALSILREKKGWFDLVLSDVYMPDMDGFKLLEHIGLEMDLPVIMMSADDQKDVVMKGVTHGACDYIIKPVRMESLKNIWQHVVRKKRNELKELENSGSVEEDDKHKRSLDDGDNASSGCVGNWKNAKRKKEEKDEEEEEMVEEHDDSSSTKKPRVVWSVDLHQQFVTAVNQLGVDKAVPKKILELMNVAGLTRENVASHLQKYRLYLRRVSVPQHHGRFDAHFASAQEVTYNNSIGSVSGYDFQALAASTQLLPQNIAALHSGPRSATNTGMGVSAIDQLSFLSSGKQVTNSSNIISSSVQQINSRQMSDVHGPSNNIELNQLGQSQQVVQPFGSINQQFGEGTTNLFSLPSSELTNFSLPRGTINEQLNNSLARHMNQHGQQFPISQQRSNMDITLQGLPRSRGQLLTETACHDSRLVSALLQQVPPNNIPNHVSGRLETSANMLTSLPANYLNASCSTSPQALYPDVHNSFITGLPGSCYRHVSSKGATPQTGSVKALSNSSNLKGMDNHVPNFDIIGEHHQNKSQDWKLQNVNLPYQSGQNLGHGQSTIDCHSSLMGNQDSTSTANNGFNGNAGTVTKNIISTRSDIDMEKRECIVQHKTNLVENCNRVNYDGIPDLSYQDILFEDNIITNELMNVVRKQLRA, from the exons ATGCTGGATTGGGACTCTTCGATTATGGATCCCAGCAGAGCAGCGTCCACGCCGAGCCACGGCCCGCCCGATGACGGCGGAGGCCCCGCGCCCGAGTTCCCGGCCGGCCTCCGGGTGCTCCTCGTTGACGATGACCCTACCTGCCTCAAGATCCTCGACAGGATGCTCCGCAAGTGCCTCTACGACG TGACGACTTGCTCGCGAGCAGCGCTGGCGCTCTCCATCCTCCGCGAGAAGAAGGGATGGTTCGACCTGGTTCTCAGCGATGTGTACATGCCGGACATGGACGGGTTCAAGTTGCTCGAGCACATCGGATTGGAGATGGATCTTCCTGTCATCA TGATGTCCGCTGATGACCAGAAGGATGTTGTCATGAAAGGTGTCACACATGGAGCTTGTGATTATATCATAAAGCCGGTTAGGATGGAATCCTTGAAGAATATATGGCAGCATGTGGTGAGGAAGAAAAGGAATGAATTGAAGGAGTTGGAGAATTCTGGGAGTGTGGAGGAGGACGACAAGCACAAGCGAAGTCTGGATGATGGGGATAATGCTTCCTCTGGGTGTGTCGGGAATTGGAAGAATGCAAAgagaaaaaaggaagagaaggacgaggaggaggaagagatggtTGAAGAGCATGATGACTCTTCTAGTACGAAGAAGCCAAGGGTTGTATGGTCTGTTGATCTCCACCAACAATTTGTGACTGCTGTCAATCAATTGGGTGTTGACA AAGCTGTTCCAAAGAAAATTCTTGAGTTGATGAATGTGGCTGGACTTACTAGGGAAAATGTTGCAAGTCACTTGCAG AAATATCGCTTGTACTTGAGGAGAGTAAGTGTGCCACAGCATCACGGCAGATTTGATGCACATTTTGCAAGTGCCCAGGAAGTAACTTATAATAATTCAATTGGTTCAGTTAGTGGATATGATTTTCAAGCTCTTGCTGCTTCTACTCAGCTTCTACCACAAAATATAGCAGCTCTACATTCAGGTCCAAGAAGTGCTACAAATACTGGCATGGGGGTGTCTGCTATTGATCAACTCAGTTTTCTTAGTTCTGGTAAACAAGTTACAAACTCTTCAAACATAATATCTTCATCCGTGCAGCAAATAAACAGCAGACAAATGAGTGACGTCCATGGACCCTCCAACAATATTGAGTTAAACCAACTTGGGCAGTCACAGCAAGTGGTTCAACCATTTGGAAGTATTAACCAGCAATTTGGGGAAGGAACTACAAATCTTTTTAGTTTACCATCTTCAGAACTAACCAACTTCTCATTACCTAGAGGTACCATCAATGAACAACTGAACAATTCTTTAGCCAGGCACATGAATCAGCATGGACAACAATTTCCTATATCTCAGCAAAGGAGCAATATGGATATCACATTGCAAGGACTGCCACGATCAAGGGGACAATTACTGACTGAAACTGCCTGTCATGATTCTAGACTTGTGTCAGCCTTATTGCAACAAGTACCTCCCAATAATATTCCAAATCATGTCTCTGGACGGCTCGAAACcagtgcaaatatgcttacatccTTGCCTGCCAACTATTTGAATGCTTCATGTAGTACGTCTCCCCAAGCTCTCTATCCTGATGTACATAATAGCTTCATAACTGGATTACCTGGAAGTTGCTATCGTCATGTAAGCAGCAAAGGAGCTACACCGCAGACAGGAAGTGTCAAAGCATTAAGCAACAGTAGCAACCTAAAAGGAATGGACAACCATGTTCCAAATTTTGATATTATTGGTGAACATCATCAAAACAAAAGCCAAGATTGGAAGTTGCAAAATGTAAATCTCCCATACCAGTCAGGCCAAAACCTTGGTCATGGGCAAAGCACTATTGACTGTCATTCTTCACTGATGGGTAATCAAGATTCAACTAGTACTGCCAACAATGGGTTTAACGGTAATGCTGGAACAGTCACGAAGAATATCATATCAACAAGAAGTGACATTGATATGGAGAAAAGAGAATGCATTGTTCAGCACAAAACCAACCTAGTGGAGAACTGCAACAGAGTAAATTATGATGGAATTCCAGATCTCAGTTATCAAGATATTCTTTTTGAAGACAATATTATTACAAATGAACTCATGAATGTTGTTCGGAAGCAG CTTAGGGCTTAA
- the LOC103998091 gene encoding uncharacterized protein LOC103998091, with amino-acid sequence MVSRANRSPSMDASGAGSDGSSCYYSHLGIHRNASASDIRAAYRRLALKWHPDRWAKEPAAAGEAKRRFQRIQEAYSVLSDKGKRAMYDAGLYDPLDDDDQDFADFMLEMLAMMDGVKPEKPDTLEDLQRMLAEMMDGDSGSCGAGAHSSGRRGPLDSSRRSRGGPTRR; translated from the exons ATGGTGTCGCGTGCAAATCGATCTCCGTCAATGGACGCTTCCGGtgccggatccgacggctcctcCTGCTACTACTCCCACCTTGGGATTCACCGCAATGCCTCCGCCTCGGACATCCGCGCCGCGTATCGCCGCCTCGCCCTG AAGTGGCACCCGGACCGGTGGGCGAAGGAGCCGGCGGCGGCGGGGGAGGCAAAGCGGCGGTTCCAGCGAATCCAGGAAGCGTATTCGG TGCTCTCCGACAAGGGTAAGCGCGCCATGTACGACGCCGGCCTCTACGATcctctcgatgacgacgaccag GATTTCGCCGATTTCATGCTAGAGATGCTGGCGATGATGGACGGTGTCAAACCGGAG AAGCCGGACACGTTGGAGGACCTGCAGCGGATGCTGGCGGAGATGATGGACGGTGATTCAGGGAGCTGCGGCGCCGGGGCCCACTCGAGTGGCCGTCGAGGGCCGTTGGATTCGTCCAGGAGGAGCCGTGGCGGTCCCACGCGGAGGTGA